The Deinococcus puniceus genome segment GGCTTTCGGCGGTGTAGGTGCGCGGCTCGCTGGGCACGCTGCGGACGCCGGGGCAATAGGCGGCGGGCTGCACGGGCGGCTTAAAGGAATTGGGAATCTGGATCTGAAAACCGTCGCCCGCCAGTGTGCCGAGGCCCACGATGCGGCCCTGAGCCAGACTGGTCAGCAGGATTCGCACGTTGTCGGAGCCGAAAGCGCGGGCCAGAGCGGGGGCGTTGCTGACTTTGCCCTCTATGCCGATGGCCTGTGCAGGGCCGCAGATCAGGGGAACCAGACCTAAAGCCAAGAGAGAACGGAAGAGCTTCATGGGCCGATGCTGGGCGCGTTCGGTCAGGCCAACATCTCCGGGTCTGTGCTGTATTCGCGCTGGCAGGGGCAACATGCACCCGAGACATGAAGTTTTTCTCCTAGCTTTCCTCATGCAAAGGGTGGATGACCCGGCCCCCGCTGGGGGGTTAGGCTGCCGCTATGCACCTGCCCCCCGCCCGTGACCGTGACCCGGCTTCCCGGCGCACTCACCAAATCCCGCTAGAGTTGGCCTGATGAGGTTTTTCACGGGCGTTGGGGTGCTGTTGTTGGTGGGTGCGGCGGGGGCGGGCGGCCTGTGGTATGCGTGGGGCCGCGACCTGCCCAACGTGTCCGATCTGGACGTACTGGAATTCAGCGGCCAGACGCGGGTCTATGACCGCAACAATGCATTGATCGGCACCCTGACGCCCAGCCTGAGCAGTTCGGGCGGCGTGAACCGCGACCTGATCAAGCTGAACCAGATCAGTCCTTGGCTGCAAGACGCCGTGGTGACCAGCGAAGACCGACGCTTTTTCAAGCACAACGGCGTGGATTACATCGGCATTGCGCGGGGTCTGGTGAAGGGCGTGCTGCAAAACGACTTGGAGGGCGGCAGTTCCATTACGCAGCAGGTGGTGAAAAACACGCTGCTGGCCGAGCTGAACAGCGCCCGCACCGCCGAGCGCAAATTCAAGGAAGCGGTGCTGGCCTACCAACTGGAGCGCAGTTTCGACAAGAAGCAGATTCTGAACGCCTACCTGAACGTCATTTATTGGGGCGACGGGGGCCGCAGCGACATCGTGGGCGCGGAAACGGCGGCGCGGGCGTATTTCCGCAAGGGGGCCAGCGAACTGAATCTGGCCGAAAGCGTGTACTTGGCGACCATTATTCCGGCCCCCAACCGCCGTTACAAAAGCTTTCAGGCATTCCGGCCCCTGATGAAAGACCTGCTGTCGCGCATGGTGGAAGACGCCCGGATTACGCAGGCACAAGCCGACGCCGCGTGGCGCACGCCGATTTATCCGGCGGGCTGGCGCATCGGCTGGAACACAGACGGCAGCCTGAGAAGTGCCGTGCTGGAAAATCCGGGCCGCCTGCAATCCAACCTGAACGAGGCCGAGGCCGCACGCGGGGGCAACCGCTACCAATATCTGGCCTATTTGCAGGCCGTAGAAAAGGAATTGACGCCGATTATTGGCCGCAAAGCCCTGTACGGCGGCGGCAAGATTTTTACGGGCATGGATTTGCAGGCGCAGCAATCTGCCGAACGTGCCAGCCGCACTGCCGAGTTGCCCGACGGAGCCACGCTGGGCATCGCGCTGGTCAGCCCCAAAAACGGCGAGGTGCTGGCACTGGTGGGCCAAAAACTGACCGGAGAGCGCCCCAGCGACTGGAACAATGCCACGCAGGCGCGGCGGCAGGTGGGCAGTTCGGTGAAGCCGCTGCTCTATACGCTGGCCCTGCAACAAGGGTGGAAACAGAGCGACACCGTGCTGGACGCCCCCATTCGCGGCGAGTATCAGCCCAAAAACTACGATGGGCGCTGGACGGGCCGCTACGTGACCATGCGCTATTCGCTGGATCACAGCCTGAACCTGACCACCGTGCGCACGGCTCAGGCCGTCGGCATCAAGGAATTTGAGGCCAAACTGCGTGAACTGGGCCTGACGCCGCCGCCCAACGCAGGCCTGAGCCTGAGCATCGGCACGCTGGAAGCCAGCCCGCTGCAACTGGCCGCCGCCTATGCCACGTTTGCCAACGGCGGCTTGTATTACGCGCCCACACTGGTACGCCGCGTGCAGGACACCCGCGATAAGGTGCTGTATACCCGCCCTGCGCCTGTAGCCAAGCGTGTCTGGGACGCCCAAACCGCGTGGCTGGGCTTAGATATGCTGCGCGGCGTGGTCAACGATCTGGATACCTCGCAGGGCGGGCTGGCGGTACGTGCCCGCATTCCCGGCGTGCAGGTGGGCGGCAAAACCGGAACCACCAACGAAATTAAAGACTTGTGGTTTGCAGGCGTGACCCCCACGGTGGCCGGGGCCGTGTGGGTGGGCAAGCAGGAAGGCGGGCCGCTGCCGTCGTGGGCCTACAGCGGAGAGATTCCCACCCCGATCTGGCAGGCGGCGGTGTCGGGAGCGGTGGCGGGCAAACCCAGCACCCCTTTTGCCGAACCGGGCGGCATCACCTACCGCGTGGTGCGTCAGGTGAATATGGCCTTCCTAGACAGCAACGCCGACGCTGAACCGGTGGCCCGCGACGGCGAAAGCACCAGCAGCAGGGGCGGCTTTTTCTCGCGCCGGACTCCTGCCCCACAGCCCGAACCCCAGCCGGTGCAGCAGCCCACCCCCACGCCCGCCGTCATTCCAGAGCCGGAAGTCGTACCGGAACCCGTGCCAGAGGGTGGGCAGGAAGCAGAGCCGGAAGTCGTGCCAGAAGAAACGCTGCCAGTCGAAACCGTGCCTGTGGAACCTGTCCCCGAAGAAGCCTTGCCTGAACCTGTGACCGTGCCTGTACCCAGTGAAGTCGTCACGCCGCAGCCTGTCCCCGGCGAACCCACCCAACCCGAACCGCTGCCCACTGAGCCAGAGCCGACGCCCGAACCCGTCCAGCCCGATGCTGTCGGAACCGTGACCGAAACGCCGATAGAGCCCGAGCCGCTGCCCACCGAAAACCCCGAACCCCTGCCCGACGACTCGTTCAATGACTTCCCTGCCGATGAGGGCGTGTTCAATGAATTGCCCCCGGCTGGAGAGTAAGGGCGCTGGCGTTCAAGGCGTCTCTTAGCACCACCCACTCCTATTCCACCGGAATCAGCGTGACCAGCCCTGTTTCGGCGGGGCCGTCTATGGTCAGCACTTCCAGACGGCAGGGCAGGTCTTCGCGGCCATGTTCGCGCAGCAGGTAGGTCTGGGCGGCGCGGGACATCAGGGCCAGCTTCTGCGGCGTGATGCTGGCGGCGGCCCCGCCGTAGCGAAGGCTGGAGCGGTGGCGCACCTCGGTAAACACCAGCACCGGGCCGTCCAGCGTGACCAGATCTATTTCGCCGCCCCGGATGCGGTAATTCTGGGCCACTACCGTTCGCCCCAGCCCTTGCAAATACCGCGCGGCACGGGCTTCGGCGTCGGCTCCTTTCACGTGGGGATAACGCTAGTCAAGCCAGAGTCCAAAGTTCCTAAAGTCTGGAACCGTGAGCGCCGCCCCGGCCCGCACCAACGCTTCGGCAGGGGCTGTGGTGGTCAGGGCAACGACGGTGCAGCCCGCGCCCGCCGCGCTCAGCACCCCGTTCACGGCGTCTTCGTGGGCCACGCAGTCGGCTGCCTCTAGGCCCAACCGCGCCGCGCCCAGCAGGAACGGTTCGGGGTGCGGCTTGCCCCGCGTCACGTCCTCGCCCAGCACACGCGGGCCAAAGCGGTGGCCGAAGCCCAGCGCCTCCATGCCAAACGCCACGTTCACAGCGTCGGCACTGGTCACGAGAGCAAAGGGAATGCCGCGCCCCTCCAGCGCGTCTAGGTAAGCGCTCAGGCCCGCCACTTCGGTCAGTGCGCCTGCGGCCAGTTGGCGGTAACGGCCCTCTTTGGCGTCATGAAAGCGCAGCGCCAGAGCGTCGTCAGGGTAGCTTCCGGTCAGCCGCTCGATAATTTCGGGATTGCGGCCCCCGTCTACTTTGGTGTCCAAGTCGTGTTCGGACAGGGTCAGGCCCAGCACCTCCAGCGCCACTTCCTGCCACGCCTGCCGGTGAAACAGATTATTGGCGGTCAGCACGCCGTCCATATCGAACAGCACGCCCGCCGGACGGGTAGGCAGGGTCAGGTTCATATGGCTAGAACTCACTCCGGCCCGTGCCCCAAGTCGGCCAAGAGGTCACGGTAGAGTCGGCCCGCTTCCCGGCGCACATCGTCTACGCTGGCGTCTTCGTCGGCCAAATCCAACGCCACATCTAAGGCTTCGGCCAGCACCGCCGCGTAAATAGGCCACTGGCCTTGGGCGTCTTCGTCACGCTCGGCTTCTGGCCCTGATACTTCCGGCCCGTTGCCTGCCTCCTGCCGTCCGTCCAGCACCCTCAAAGCCGCCTCGGAGGCCAGCCGCTCGGCGTCTTTTTTGCTGCGGCTCTCGCCACCCTCGCCCAGTTCTCGCCCGCCCACCAGCACCCGTACCCGGAAGGTGCGCTCGTGTGCGGGGCCGTCAGACGACACCTGAAATGTGGGCGCACCCGCTCCCAGCGTGATCAGACGGGCAATCAGGTCGCCCTTGGGATTGGCCTGATTCGCATTGGCTTGATGAGCACCGGGCGGGGTGGGCGGCGTGCTGGAAGTCATGGGCTTCAGAATACCGCGTGTGCAGGTGGCAAGCGGGGCCGTGTGGGCGGTGGTGCAGGAACAGTCTAAGGGTCGAGGGTCTAAGAAAAGCAAAAGCCGGAGCTAAAGTCATGCAGCAAACGCCAAGTTTCACGAGCCACCCTTAGACCCTTAGACCCTTAGACCCTTAGACCCTTAGACCCTTAGACCCTTAGACCCTTAGACCCTTAGACCCTTAGACCCTTAGACCCTTAGACCCTTAGACCCTTAGACCCTTAGACCCTTAGACCCTTAGACCCTTAGACCCTTAGACCCTTAGACCCTTAGACCCTTAGACCCTTAGACCCTTAGACCCTTAGACCCTTAGACCCTTAGACCCTTAGACCCTTAGACCCTTAGACCCTTAGACCCTTAGACCCTTAGACCCTTAGACCCTTAGACCCTTAGACCCTTAGACCCTTAGACCCTTAGACCCTTAGACCCTTAGACCCTTACCGCGAAACCGTCCAAATCCCGCCAAACTCTGCAAGTTGCGTATTGGCTTCGGGCGTGGCGTAAGCGCTGATGCTGCCGTCCAGATACAGGGCGTCGGGGCACTTGAGGGTGTCGCGGAAAAAGACGGCGAAGCTGTAGAAGTTGACCGGGCCAGCACTGACGGCAAACCGCACCCGCCCGTCGCTGCATACGCCGACGCCGCTGCGGGTTTTAAAACTGGTGCCGCTGCGGTTGAAGGCGGGGTGCAGTGTGCCGCCCGACACGAGCAGCGGCCCCGACTGCGTGGCGTAAGTGGGGGCCACGTTCAGGCGGCGGTAAGCCTGCGTTTCGGTCACGCCTGCGCGGTTGCCCTTGACCCAAAACACGCCGTTGGGCAGCAGGGCAAAGTTGCCGCCAGAGCGGGCATTGTTGAGGCCCACCAACGTCTTGCCGCCCTGAACGTGCAGCCCCAGCGGGCGCGGGCCGGGGGCGTAGATGCCGCTGTTGGTGGCAAAGAGCATGGCCTTCCCCTGACTGTTAAGGCGCTGCTGCACGGCGTCGAAGGTCTGGTACGGCTTGCCTGTGGCGGGGTTGTTCCAGTGCAGTTCTAGGCGGTCTTGGGCCAAGTTCACCACCGCTACCGTGTACAACATTCCGCCCGAAGTCACGCGCTGCACGCTCAGGGCCTCAGCCCCCGCACACGAGGTCAACCCCAGCAGCATGCCCGCCAGCACACCCACCCGCACCATTCTCTTTGTTCCCGGCCTGTTCATCACCCCACATGATGGGGGCTCTGGATGAGCGCGGGCCATCACGGCTGAGAACAAAGACTGGGCTTTACACTGCCTGCCATGCCCGCCGAAATTGAAGTCAACCCACTCCTGACCACGCCCACACTGCGGCTGGAACCGCAAGTGGCGGCCCACGCGCCCGCAGTGTTGGCGGCGCTGTCCGATCCGCGTATCTACCTCTACATTCCCGGCACGCCGCCCACCGATGCAGAGGCGCTGCGGCGGCGCTTCGCCCACCAAGAATCTCGCCGCTCGCCGGATGGCCGGGAATTGTGGCTGAACTGGATCGTGTATAGCGGGCAAACAGTACTGGGAACCGTGCAGGCCACTGTGCATGTAGCCCAACGCACGGCAGATGTGGCCTACGTGTTCGCACCGGGAGCGTGGGGCAAAGGCCACGCGGCAGAGGCGATGCGGGCCATGCTGGGCTTTTTGCACGCTGGGCTGGGGGTAGAAGAATTCGTGGCGCACCTCGACACGCGCAATGGGGCGTCGCGGCGACTGGCACAGCGGCTGGGTTTTGTTCAGACCGACCTGATCTTGGGGGCCGATCACTTCAAGGGCAGCGTCAGCGACGAATACGTGTATAAGCTGTCTGCGGCGGCCTTTTCAGCCTCCTCGCCCACACCGCCGCTTGACTTCCCGCCCGCTGGCCTTTAATCTCTTGTCCGCTGGTCTGCCACTTGATGTCAGTCAGAGTTGGTCCGGTAGTGTAGCGGTTAGCATATCTGCCTGTCACGCAGAAGGTCGCGGGTTCAAATCCCGTCCGGACCGCCAGAAGACAAAGAGAGTGAGGCTTAAGCCCTCGCTCTTTTTTATGTCCAGCTGCGTGAGACGAATGTCCGCCCTGTGTCAGCCCGCCGCAAATGCCATTCTTCCCCCTACTTGTGGCCGCGCTGTGCCGTATTATGCCCCCCGGTTTCGCACGGCGTCCGTTGAGTGCTGATCTGCCCCCGGCAGGCCCGATACTCCGAACCCCGCGCACGGCGAGCCTACCCCACTGCACCTTGGAGGAGGACGCCCCTTGACTACGACGCCCCTGAACCCCGGACAACCCTTTACCACCGTCGACGCCGCCGAACTTTATCAGGTGCCCAACTGGAGTGGCGGCTGGTTCCGCGTGTCCGACAAAGGCCAGATGGAAGTCACCCCCAGCCCCGGTT includes the following:
- a CDS encoding transglycosylase domain-containing protein translates to MRFFTGVGVLLLVGAAGAGGLWYAWGRDLPNVSDLDVLEFSGQTRVYDRNNALIGTLTPSLSSSGGVNRDLIKLNQISPWLQDAVVTSEDRRFFKHNGVDYIGIARGLVKGVLQNDLEGGSSITQQVVKNTLLAELNSARTAERKFKEAVLAYQLERSFDKKQILNAYLNVIYWGDGGRSDIVGAETAARAYFRKGASELNLAESVYLATIIPAPNRRYKSFQAFRPLMKDLLSRMVEDARITQAQADAAWRTPIYPAGWRIGWNTDGSLRSAVLENPGRLQSNLNEAEAARGGNRYQYLAYLQAVEKELTPIIGRKALYGGGKIFTGMDLQAQQSAERASRTAELPDGATLGIALVSPKNGEVLALVGQKLTGERPSDWNNATQARRQVGSSVKPLLYTLALQQGWKQSDTVLDAPIRGEYQPKNYDGRWTGRYVTMRYSLDHSLNLTTVRTAQAVGIKEFEAKLRELGLTPPPNAGLSLSIGTLEASPLQLAAAYATFANGGLYYAPTLVRRVQDTRDKVLYTRPAPVAKRVWDAQTAWLGLDMLRGVVNDLDTSQGGLAVRARIPGVQVGGKTGTTNEIKDLWFAGVTPTVAGAVWVGKQEGGPLPSWAYSGEIPTPIWQAAVSGAVAGKPSTPFAEPGGITYRVVRQVNMAFLDSNADAEPVARDGESTSSRGGFFSRRTPAPQPEPQPVQQPTPTPAVIPEPEVVPEPVPEGGQEAEPEVVPEETLPVETVPVEPVPEEALPEPVTVPVPSEVVTPQPVPGEPTQPEPLPTEPEPTPEPVQPDAVGTVTETPIEPEPLPTENPEPLPDDSFNDFPADEGVFNELPPAGE
- a CDS encoding YraN family protein; amino-acid sequence: MKGADAEARAARYLQGLGRTVVAQNYRIRGGEIDLVTLDGPVLVFTEVRHRSSLRYGGAAASITPQKLALMSRAAQTYLLREHGREDLPCRLEVLTIDGPAETGLVTLIPVE
- a CDS encoding HAD family hydrolase, whose translation is MNLTLPTRPAGVLFDMDGVLTANNLFHRQAWQEVALEVLGLTLSEHDLDTKVDGGRNPEIIERLTGSYPDDALALRFHDAKEGRYRQLAAGALTEVAGLSAYLDALEGRGIPFALVTSADAVNVAFGMEALGFGHRFGPRVLGEDVTRGKPHPEPFLLGAARLGLEAADCVAHEDAVNGVLSAAGAGCTVVALTTTAPAEALVRAGAALTVPDFRNFGLWLD
- a CDS encoding putative dsRNA-binding protein, giving the protein MTSSTPPTPPGAHQANANQANPKGDLIARLITLGAGAPTFQVSSDGPAHERTFRVRVLVGGRELGEGGESRSKKDAERLASEAALRVLDGRQEAGNGPEVSGPEAERDEDAQGQWPIYAAVLAEALDVALDLADEDASVDDVRREAGRLYRDLLADLGHGPE
- a CDS encoding phosphodiester glycosidase family protein encodes the protein MVRVGVLAGMLLGLTSCAGAEALSVQRVTSGGMLYTVAVVNLAQDRLELHWNNPATGKPYQTFDAVQQRLNSQGKAMLFATNSGIYAPGPRPLGLHVQGGKTLVGLNNARSGGNFALLPNGVFWVKGNRAGVTETQAYRRLNVAPTYATQSGPLLVSGGTLHPAFNRSGTSFKTRSGVGVCSDGRVRFAVSAGPVNFYSFAVFFRDTLKCPDALYLDGSISAYATPEANTQLAEFGGIWTVSR
- a CDS encoding GNAT family N-acetyltransferase, whose amino-acid sequence is MPAEIEVNPLLTTPTLRLEPQVAAHAPAVLAALSDPRIYLYIPGTPPTDAEALRRRFAHQESRRSPDGRELWLNWIVYSGQTVLGTVQATVHVAQRTADVAYVFAPGAWGKGHAAEAMRAMLGFLHAGLGVEEFVAHLDTRNGASRRLAQRLGFVQTDLILGADHFKGSVSDEYVYKLSAAAFSASSPTPPLDFPPAGL